The Arachis ipaensis cultivar K30076 chromosome B05, Araip1.1, whole genome shotgun sequence nucleotide sequence CAAGAGTCTCAACTTCTTCGTTACCAATAAGCTCAGCCTCATCAACATACTCTGGCTCCGCATCAACTGGATGCTCAAAATACAAGTGGACCCTGTTTTCATTCCTCAATGCAGCTTCACACAACTTAACCACATCGGCATCCCTCCTGAGCACCCGTAACCCGTTACCTAAATCCTTCCCTGGCTCCAACCAATAAACTTCAGTATACCTAGTATACCCTAAATCTAGAAACAAGCCTTCCACAAGGAATAGGTTGCATGTATCAACGTGCACCCTGTCGATGATACTCACTGTACCACCATTATACTTCAGCACACCATCCGCATCTTTCTCTAACCAACCCCGATGGTGATAAACAAATGTGATATGTGTAGCCATCTGACAAAAGTCATCACAAAAGTTATAATGAGCTAACACAACACATCAAACTACCATCATCATACCTCCATATTCAAACCCCAACTGGctgataataacaacaacaaaaacatAAAATGCTTACCAAAATTTTCGTTCTTCCACAACGATTTCTTCACTCCGAATCAACGCCAAACGTGTCACTGCATATGACGTTACGAAATCCAAGAGACGGATATAAAGCGACAGCAGACGAACACAGACAGAGACCACCACCAAGAAACTCTTCAGTTTCGCGCGTCCAACTTCGTCTTAGTTACATATGGTCTTTCACTAAAGGGTTAATCTagtaatttcatttgaattgtcCAATTAGGGTTTCAAAAATTAGGGATTTAGGAACAAAACGGATAGTGAAGCCTAATAGGGAGGCCACGTTGGACTTCCGTTTGCCACATCACCAAGCGCCGTTCAACGGAGAAGGGTTCTCCTCACGGGTGGTCAGATTTGTaccgttttaaaatttttggagggTATTATTGTCGTTATCAAATATTAGGGTTATTTTTGTCAGCGTTTTACAAATTCGGGGGCATAATTGGTAATTTACTCTAATCAAAATAGTCTCTAAAAGTATACACTTAAGTAATTtttatctctaaaattttaaaaattgatcaaattaattcttatataattttttcttcataatattaaattttaaatatgttttttatactactaattttaatattagtTTTTAGACCGTAATAAACAAAATTTTCTTTacatagaataataaaaataagggtTAACCACCAAAAACGCTCCCAAATTATTCAAACGCTGATAAAAATACACccgaattttactatcgacaaaaatgccttcaaataatttaaaaacacaacaacaatacccaacaacagtaaatatatattttcaaaaaatatcttagagattgaattttgatgcaattttttgcaagcatgattataaaaataatatattattatacataaaaattggtgattttttgttaagtatataatttttttataattgtttttgttaacaaccaataatacttttaaaaattacaaaataatatatacttaacaaaaaattactaaattttaagaataataatatctcatttttttaattatgcttgcaaaaaattacatcaaaattcaatctctaatgtatattttgagaaatacatatttaatattagttttttttaagattatctaacattaaatatgtatttctcaaaaaatatattagagattgaattttggtacaattttttgcaagcatgattaaGAAAATGAGATATtagtattcttaaaatttggtgatttttcgttgtgtatatatttttttttgtaatttttttgttaacaactaataaaatagaaaagaaatcaTGTTTaggtatatactaaaattaattattaaaattagttataaaagtagaatatatattaaaatataaaatatacttttaaaataaatttaactatacatatatttatacaccaATTCTATGATGACTAATTTTAATGATTGATTTTGataaacaaataatatttttgaaaaaaaaatttgagtagACTTTTAGTTATCTAAAATAACTTGTTTAgttgattttttttatctttggCATATCCCTTTgcttatttaaaatattaattagtgTGTTTCTCTTCAAAAGTAAATATTTTAAGGTCTAAAGATCTCATGTTACAATAATTCCAACAATTTAGGGTCGGAGCTCATGAGCCAACTCAAACTCGACtcgttaatagctcgataagctaaactcgtgagctggtgagccaAGATTGAGCCTGAAATTAAGCttataaattaaatgagccgagtttgaatttgaataagctcaaaataaataaaaagttcaTAATTTATTATGGANNNNNNNNNNNNNNNNNNNNNNNNNNNNNNNNNNNNNNNNNNNNNNNNNNNNNNNNNNNNNNNNNNNNNNNNNNNNNNNNNNNNNNNNNNNNNNNNNNNNNNNNNNNNNNNNNNNNNNNNNNNNNNNNNNNNNNNNNNNNNNNNNNNNNNNNNNNNNNNNNNNNNNNNNNNNNNNNNNNNNNNNNNNNNNNNNNNNNNNNNNNNNNNNNNNNNNNNNNNNNNNNNNNNNNNNNNNNNNNNNNNNNNNNNNNNNNNNNNNNNNNNNNNNNNNNNNNNNNNNNNNNNNNNNNNNNNNNNNNNNNNNNNNNNNNNNNNNNNNNNNNNNNNNNNNNNNNNNNNNNNNNNNNNNNNNNNNNNNNNNNNNNNNNNNNNNNNNNNNNNNNNNNNNNNNNNNNNNNNNNNNNNNNNNNNNNNNNNNNNNNNNNNNNNNNNNNNNNNNNNNNNNNNNNNNNNNNNNNNNNNNNNNNNNNNNNNNNNNNNNNNNNNNNNNNNNNNNNNNNNNNNNNNNNNNNNNNNNNNNNNNNNNNNNNNNNNNNNNNNNNNNNNNNNNNNNNNNNNNNNNNNNNNNNNNNNNNNNNNNNNNNNNNNNNNNNNNNNNNNNNNNNNNNNNNNNNNNNNNNNNNNNNNNNNNNNNNNNNNNNNNNNNTgatgtaggacataaataaaaaaattataatttattgatggataaaaaatatataaaattgatatttttaaataatttttaaaatatataagttataatttattgatataaaattatagattatgttcctATTATTTGAGCCAACTTGTGAGCTCGAACCAACTCGTGAGCTTTTGGTGAGTCGAGCTGAGCTTAAGAAATAGgttcgattgttaatgagtcgagtcgtgagccaagctcaatttttgtgAGCCGAGCTTAAGTTTAGTCTAACTCGACTCACTTCCAGTCCTACCAGCAACTATATATTTAAGAGATGATTTGATATCCCTAAAAAATATAATACCTTTTAACATTAATTTTCAActtttaaaataaatagaaaagtattttttttctaatatgtCATTTCTTTGAAATTTAATAAAAACTGCTactttttttgaaattatttagcTAAATATTACTTTTTTATATTACTATAGTtgattataattaaaaataaaagctttttagttatttattaaaattatgcataaaaataaagaaaaatgttaatataaatctttaaataaactgcaagttcaccaaaaaaaaataaactgCAAGTTAAATAGTGTTGGAAAATATAGATAAATCAAGTTAAATCTCGTTTTTTATAGGGCtgcaatatattttttttcgttTTGTGATCATGGGGGTTCAAGTGATACAAATCATTTTAAGGCAGTAAAGGTACTGAGTACCCATACCCAGCAATGGAGTTGCATGTTCAAGTTTTtgctaacaataaaaaaaaatacatgtgAATTCAAAATGCAAACAAATCCATACACATTCAATCCAACTCAACATAGAAAGAGTACCGTTTCACAATTTCAGCCAAGCCAAGCCGTTCGTTTGCTTGAAAATAACTATCTACAAAGCTGCTTGCTCCAAGGGGGATCCAATGCACACGTGTCAAAATAATATGAATCTCTGTAAATTTGAATCTGTACGCTAGTGCGACCCTTTTCAAATTAGGGGTGTACAGAGGATCGGGTAAAGCCAGATTTATCTTGTCCCAGATTCGTCCTTAAATAATAACTGAGTTTATTTCTAAAACCTTTATTCGATTCCGCACCGGATGAAATTATATTACTTTTGGGTCACACTACAACCGGATCTAGACAGGTGAAGTCCGGGTCTTAATATACTTTATGTCAAAAAATTATGATAcacttatttataaaaaaaaaacatatttattATCGAAAATTTGATattcatatttaaatttaaatttgtccataaattttaattttatgatttttttatctattttttaattcaataagtgtgattaaaaacaaaacaataaacttataattaatataacataatattagaattaatttaaaacatatatacttttttttagtTCCTTTAAGATACACATGAAGTTGAGTGAAGTCGAATTTATCTTGACTCAAATTCGATCTTAAATAATAACCGAATCTATTTTTAAGACCTTTATTCGATACTAAACCTAATAAAATCGCACCGAATTAACCTTAAAAATATTCGAGTCCAGACCATATCTTCGAATCGGACTAAATCATGTAGCCAATATCAAATAACACCGACATTCAAAACGAAGGCTTTGCTAACATGTGTGTAGATTTATATACATGTGAAAAATAAGTTATTAATataagttttgaattttttttaatagatacataatatacacataaaaaattttaaattttatcactTTTCTATGTAATTTTTTCCTTTAATAATTTCAACATCTATCTTAAAGAAACATATCAGCTTAACTTTTAAAACTATATTACCTTTAAATGTAATATGACACACTCTAGTATGAACACTCTAGGTTAGAATAGAATTGTTTTTGAAAACTGGTTTAAAGAATCTAACTAATTATGGTAATGAATAAAATCACACATGATAATTCAACATATACAGAGCATAGGTTTTAATTAGTATATACTGTGCTACAAATTCCTTAGTCTTCAACTCTAAGAAAATTATACGTGCCTATCAGCTTATTTCATATTAAATGCATTGGTCACTATTAAGTATATTAAcagttatttttttaatagacAAACGACAAGGAGTCACATGTGCGCCACCATATAGAAACAAAATGCCAATATTTTTTACATTTTTCAAAAGCAAGCAAGCTACGCATCCCTATATAACTTAAAAAGTATTTTATTGATGAAAAATATAATTGCATGATTTTTATAATGATTTTAATACGCAAGTTAATATAACATTTCATGATTTCAATCAATTACTTTAATTTTatgtataatatttaaatttttatataataaatattttccAGTTTTTTgaaattcagaaaataaaagttaTAGAAACATAAATCgtgatatataaaaataatattcatTTGAACATATTAATATTAATGAGTTTGAAAAAAATTCAGATAGTAACAggttattatttaatatatatgaaAGAGAAGTAAGCATATTTTGGAATAATCTTAGATAATACCACATTAAATAGGACATGACAATAGACTAATTAAGGGTGCATTTGGTAAATTGCATTTAGTTTAAAAGTTGTAATAGTTATATTTGTTCAaactaaatttattaatttttattaataagcACAGGTGGCAATAGtagtattttaaataaataaaataaatattttaattacgaaAATACGTTAATATGACCAAATTTATCtcatttatagtgtaaacgagatacatgagAGTAAAAAATGTTTACATAGTAAACGATATAGAAGAAGACAAAAATCAATCCCTTATAAAATGATCAGAAAATTGTTGGTATTCCTCAGAAATCTCTCAATTCTTCTTTCTCTTGCGTTTTCCTTTGAAAAATTTAGCAAAAATGTTTAGTAGCAGTAGTTTTTTTGTTGTGATAGTATATTCCAACTGTAAGATGAAAAACAGTGACAGCGGGGTTATATTTGAGTGGGAGAGTCTTAGCTTGCGTCGTTCTGAACTCGAAGAGCAATTTCGTTATTCGAGTTAAAGAGTATGATATTGACGCACGTCGGTGGTGGTGAGAGAAAAGAGGTTGGTAGAATTGGGTATAGGATGCTAGCACTGACAGAGAATGGTGTATTTCAGTTTCGTCTATTCTGCCTGGATGGCGACGAGCATGTGCACCTAATGAATGACGTGCACGGCAGAATTATGGttgaacaagtgatggagctttctgTGAATGTTCgtgatgttggtggtggtggtattAGTGGCTCGAATTTTGTACCAAATGACCCTCCGCTCGCACCACAACCGTTGTACTGTGCTAGTCCAGTGCAGGACATGGACGTTAATGATAAGAATCCGACGAAGAGTATGTTGCTGATAGCCACGAAAGTGATTCCTCTGACGATGACGACGACGATGAGTTCATACCTGAGACTCCTATTGGTGGATCAGTTCGACACCTTTTGCCTGTCCCGCGTCCAATTCCAAAGTTATTATCTGTACCAAGCCACTACCATACATTGAATTTGGACACGATGCACGAAAAAACCCCGACGATTACAATACCGATGGTGGTGTGGAGTTTCGGGTTGGTCACAAATTCAGGAGCAGAGAGGCAGTGTTGCACGGTGTGAAGAATTATAGCATTTGGAGAAGTGTCGAGTATCGAGTAGTCGAGTCGGATCGGTTAAAGTACCACGTACGTTGCCGTCAATTTACGGAAAACTGTTCTTGAAGTCTCTTGTCGCTCTCCGACAGAATCTGGGATATTGGTGAGTAGTGTTActgtattttaatttgttttcttctTCGTCGTTCTTATTTTGGTTAGATTTTTATTCGACTATATTTAAAATGGTTAGGGAGATGTGTAAATTTGGCGGACCACACGCGTGTCTGGCCCACTATATCACGGGATCACCAACAGCTGGAGTGCTGGACAGTGACCTAATATGCAGAATCATCCTGCCACTCATACAGTCCAGTCCATCAGTGACCATTCCTGTTCTAGAGAGTACAGTGAGACAGCTTCAAACCGTTGTACATGAAGGTTTGAATGGCAAAACAAAAGACAATTACGCAGATATATGGTGATTGGGAGGAGTTGTACAATAAGGTACCACGATTGCTTCAAGCGTTGCAGACTTGTCTCCCTGGCACTGTATGTGACATCAGTGCGGTGCCGTATTATGATGGCCACTTGATGGTGCGTGCCTGCGATCTGTCCCAAAGTCATGTCATCTTGATGCTAAACAACTCCTTCCTTTGTGTGCTTGGCTGCAAATCGTGTGGGGATCTAACCCAAGAGTTTCTCCACATACTCCCATATCAGTCGCTGGTACCAAGTCTCAAACTATACTTATTTCGTTTATATTGTAAATAAGATAAGTCATTTAATAGAAATTCATAAATACCCTCAAATTAGCGGTTAttcgtaattaaaatatttattttatttattagaaaatacaaatatatcttttttatttaccaaatatGAAATAAGATGTTTATACTTATAAACAGTAGGAACACTTCTCCCATAAAACTCTATTAAACTCACTTTAAATAATAGTGTGAGGATAACGCTCTCAAAAAGTAAATATAATAGTTATAAATGATTTAGAATGAAGGGAGTTACTCAAATAAAAacgtctaaaacgtctttttttaaagatatttttttataattaaaatttaacatatataatcgattaaatcgtgttatttttgtcaaaattagaccagacaaattaatttgatcgaaaaaaaatagtgaatcaaatctctaattggtctaaattaatattagtttttatagaaaatgactacaatatctttattataaaaaatgattaaaatactcctattatatatattttttaataaaaataacataatttaatcgattatatcaTTATATgtgtaaaattttaattattaaaaatatctttaaaaaaaaacatttttaacATTTTTATCTGCATGCAAGTATTTATTATGCATGGATGACTGATGAGGAAGGGGAAAATACGCTAATCCGCTAAAAGATTATAAGAGTAATCAACTTTAACATTAATAagatttgatgattttgatgttATATGGTTATTTATTTTTGGAATGAAATAAGGGAAAAGATATGCAAGACACTTGAATGCATGGATTATCTTAGTTTAATAGTGTGAAAAAGTTAGTAGTAGCAAATTAAATAAAAGTTTAGCACTTAAAGTAAACATCTAAATAAAGCCTTAACGATGAAACTAGCATTCGCATGAGATAATGAAATTAAGCAAAGTGTTAACTACGTGCTGATTAATTAAATAGTTAGTGTAAAAGATAGATATAACATGCAATGGAATAAGTCAATGGGACGGGACATGTGAGAATTATTTAGGTTCAACAAATGCAGCTGAGCGTGATAGGTATTTCTCACACGCCATGTATTCGAAATTCCAAAAGCTTCGGTAATTGACGGAACGAAAGGGAGGTTACCTTTCTTCTAGAGAAGCCTTTGAGCCTCTGATGAGTATGTATATGGCTGATAACGATGTCCATACTTCTATTCAAAAAGATCTACAGCCTAGACTAACTAGACGGTGTGTATaatataaagaaaaagtgctCTAGTGCTATTTGcaaattttattcttaatattatattaatatagtgTTGTGAAGCTTTGAGAAGCCCATAAAGTTGCACTTTTATTATGCTTCTGTGACCATAACATCAACACCTGCTTTCTTCCCTTCAATCATTCAACATCCTTGCCCATATTTGGAAAAGTAGAccactttttttcttcttctttgaattgTGGAAGAAACTTTAATGGATGGTTCGTTATACATACTTGGTCAGTGATCATATCAATTTATGAGAAATGCAATTATTTAATATAGTTGCTAATTAAACTTTAATAAAGAGATGATAAACGTCAAGCTATGGATTAATGAGTCCAGTACTATATTGTTGCCTTCCAAATTTGACTAGCGTAATGCAAAAAAGCAGCAACTGCATTGTTAGACCCGTTTTTGCTAGTTCATTTTGCTTATTACTAGCCTTATCTTCacaataagcaataacaaaaaggAAAATTTGTGCCCTTTTTCCTTTCTGTCCGCCACTTAATCTCCTTTTAATTACcagaatattttttcttttttctttttccttttcaccCCCCTTTAATTTCGTATCTCATTTTGCCCTCATTCACTGGTTCGTTTTTTTAACGGTTAATCCTTTTGGAGTTGAATTTACCGCTGAATTAAATTAGCACATAATTAATTACTACCTTCAATTTTCtgactttttaattaattttgattgatACTTCCATCATACACCAAAAAACATTCTATGCGTATCCGTGAAAACTGAAAAGATAAGACTTACTTTTACCTATGCGGAACACACAAAATTTACTAAATAGAAACATTTCACTACTTACTACCACTCTACCACTACAATATATCCAcatggttttttattttttgtcaggATATTGACAACTTCACATTGATTATGAATCTCCCAAGTTTGACAGCCACAAGTAAAATTCTCACTAACAGAGGTAAATCTACAGGCCAAGTtccaatttaaatatataatgccaaaaaaaattgaaaaaaaaataaaatagaaactaAAGAAAAAGGGTACAAAAGAAAAGGACGAGACGTATTGTTTTCTTCTGAGAAGTGAGAACAGTGAGACGGACTTTTTATGCGTCCCCCTGAGAAACTTCTCGGAATCGGTCCCATACGGTTAAACGACGCACGTGACCGATTCATCACGTGTGCCTCCGCGTGCACGGACTCTGATTCTCTGCACCACCGTGTATCTAAATCTAACATGCTCCCTACAGCTTGCACACTGCCACTTGTCAATTGCAAACTCTTTGATTCGCTCTGTGGCACTGATTCAGCCATGGGGTCTCCTGATTACTACTATTATCGCGATGGTTCTGGCAATCTAACGGCTCCGATTTCACGTCCGCATAACCAGGCTGATGAAGGCGCAACAGCGTATCCTCCTCCCCTTCTCCTCCACCACCACTACCAGGATTCATCTCCTCCACCATCATCGCCGTCGCCGTTTCCGTCCACGGTTCCCCGCTCGAACTCCTCTTCACCGGCATCAAATCTAGCGGCCTCACTGCCGTGAAAGCGGAATCTCTGCTTCCTTGGGCGCTTCCATTGATTTGGTTGCTGTTGCTGTTGTTTGTGGTGGTAGTTGTGGCGGCGTTGGTGGTGGCGTAATTCGACATCAGGGAGAAGATGTTGTTGCAAAGCGATCTCATCTCGGCGAGCTCCTTCGTCAGCTGCACGTTCTCCTTCCGTAGCCTCTCGTTTTCGTCGAGGAGCTCCGCCGGGGCTCGCGACGGCGAAGAGCTCGACGATATCACCTGCTCGTCGCCGGAGTTAGACGGTGATATTATCGGCATCGCCGTGGGTATGGCGGTCAACGGCATCGGAGAAGGAACCGCGACGGTGGCGGTGGCAATCCCGGCAGCCGTGGGAGACGGCGACGGTGACGGCGTGGAGATCTTCCGGCGCTGAATCTCGCAGAGGAGGCGCTTCTCTCCCCGGCGGAAACAGTCGTTGGAGAATTCCCACCGATCAGGTACAACTTTTCTAAAGCCCTGCACAAAAACATGAAATTCCAGAAGAtttaggaaataaaataacaataacaggaatctttaaaagaaagaaaagaaaggagtaaAAGAATTACATAGGTGTTGAGCTGGCGAACAAAGCTGGAGAAATTGTTGTGCTTGAAATACTTAGGGAGAAGGTCTCTGGCGAAGACGGTAGGATTCCAGACGATGAAGGTGGATCCGTCGTCGTTCCAGGAGATGAC carries:
- the LOC107644814 gene encoding heat stress transcription factor B-2b, which produces MTPPPPTPVDTSDSPATGGESQRSIPTPFLTKTYQLVEDQSIDDVISWNDDGSTFIVWNPTVFARDLLPKYFKHNNFSSFVRQLNTYGFRKVVPDRWEFSNDCFRRGEKRLLCEIQRRKISTPSPSPSPTAAGIATATVAVPSPMPLTAIPTAMPIISPSNSGDEQVISSSSSPSRAPAELLDENERLRKENVQLTKELAEMRSLCNNIFSLMSNYATTNAATTTTTNNSNSNQINGSAQGSRDSAFTAVRPLDLMPVKRSSSGEPWTETATAMMVEEMNPGSGGGGEGEEDTLLRLHQPGYADVKSEPLDCQNHRDNSSNQETPWLNQCHRANQRVCN